From Fibrobacter sp. UWR4, the proteins below share one genomic window:
- a CDS encoding phosphatase PAP2 family protein → MLLSAFGWPLAFHMMGSSATYILSTNDVDLQVARFAARQNEVAYGIAFTPGMMMGTFFPFLVPGYMLFISDNPALNNTGAVAAQATAVAFLYNNIMKAVSGRAHPEAGKNTGELSRDFDWGFFKRGVFYGWPSGHSMTNAALAMSIASYNRDNPYVIAGCSLYAGYIATSMVLGAKGEAHWFSDAVAGILMGASIGWYIGNTFYQEKVARVSDKHTAQQPRFIIVPLAYDDHKGAVLSVNF, encoded by the coding sequence ATGCTGTTGAGCGCTTTCGGCTGGCCGCTAGCGTTTCACATGATGGGAAGTTCCGCAACTTACATCCTGTCCACTAACGATGTGGATTTGCAGGTGGCCCGCTTTGCGGCCCGCCAGAATGAAGTCGCCTACGGAATTGCCTTTACCCCCGGCATGATGATGGGAACGTTCTTCCCCTTTCTCGTTCCCGGATACATGCTGTTCATCAGCGACAATCCCGCATTGAACAACACCGGTGCAGTAGCCGCCCAGGCAACCGCCGTGGCGTTTCTCTACAATAACATAATGAAAGCGGTTTCAGGCCGTGCCCATCCCGAAGCGGGCAAGAACACTGGGGAACTTTCCAGAGATTTCGACTGGGGATTTTTCAAGCGGGGCGTTTTCTATGGCTGGCCCTCGGGGCACTCCATGACGAACGCAGCTCTTGCCATGAGTATCGCCAGCTACAACAGGGATAACCCCTACGTCATCGCGGGCTGCAGCCTTTACGCAGGCTACATCGCCACCAGCATGGTTCTAGGCGCCAAGGGAGAAGCCCATTGGTTCTCCGACGCGGTGGCAGGCATTCTCATGGGAGCTTCCATCGGCTGGTACATCGGCAATACTTTCTATCAGGAAAAAGTGGCCCGTGTTTCCGATAAACATACAGCGCAACAACCACGTTTCATCATAGTCCCTCTCGCTTATGACGATCATAAGGGCGCTGTACTGTCCGTGAATTTTTAG